Proteins found in one Muntiacus reevesi chromosome 2, mMunRee1.1, whole genome shotgun sequence genomic segment:
- the OTUD1 gene encoding OTU domain-containing protein 1 codes for MQLYSSVCTHYPAGGPGPTAATAAPPAAATAASFKVSLQPPGPAGGAPEPETGECQPAAAAEPREAAAAPAAKMPAFSSCFEMVSGAAAPASAAAAAGPPGGSCKPPLPPHYTSTAQITVRALGADRLLLRGPEPGAAAPAAPRGRCLLLAPAPGAPVPPRRGSSAWLLEELLRPDGPEPAGLDATREGPDRNFRLSEHRQALAAAKHRGPAPPPGSPEPGPDPWAEERPAERNLRGWDKAGDRGDGPGAEELGRPDTEAEAAPARSGEAAPARSGETVIVSRSDPRDEKLALYLAEVERQDKYLRQRNKYRFHIIPDGNCLYRAVSKTVYGDQSLHRELREQTVHYIADHLDHFSPLIEGDVGEFIIAAAQDGAWAGYPELLAMGQMLNVNIHLTTGGRLESPTVSTMIHYLGPEDSLRPSIWLSWLSNGHYDAVFDHSYPNPEYDTWCRQTQVQRKRDEELAKSMAISLSKMYIEQNACS; via the coding sequence ATGCAGCTCTACAGCAGCGTCTGCACCCACTACCCAGCCGGGGGCCCGGGTCCCACGGCCGCAACCGCTGCTccgcccgccgccgccaccgccgcctcgTTCAAGGTCTCTCTGCAGCCCCCGGGACCCGCCGGCGGTGCCCCGGAGCCCGAAACCGGTGAGTGCCAGCCGGCCGCGGCCGCCGAGCCCCGCGAAGCCGCCGCCGCTCCCGCCGCCAAGATGCccgccttctcctcttgcttcgAGATGGTGTCCGGGGCCGCCGCCCCCGcctcagccgccgccgccgccgggccgCCCGGCGGGTCCTGCAAGCCGCCGCTGCCGCCACACTACACGTCCACGGCGCAGATCACCGTGCGGGCCCTGGGCGCCGACCGGCTCCTGCTGCGCGGCCCCGAGCCCGGCGCCGCGGCGCCCGCCGCCCCGCGCGGCCGCTGCCTCCTGCTGGCTCCGGCACCAGGCGCTCCGGTCCCGCCGCGGCGGGGCTCCTCGGCCTGGCTTCTGGAGGAGCTCCTGAGGCCCGACGGCCCGGAGCCTGCCGGTCTGGACGCGACCCGCGAAGGGCCCGACAGAAACTTCCGACTGAGCGAGCACCGCCAGGCCCTGGCCGCCGCCAAGCACCGCGGCCCCGCGCCGCCCCCGGGGAGCCCGGAGCCCGGCCCCGACCCGTGGGCCGAGGAGCGCCCGGCAGAGAGGAATCTCCGCGGCTGGGACAAAGCCGGCGACCGCGGCGACGGTCCAGGTGCCGAAGAGCTGGGGCGGCCCGACACGGAGGCCGAGGCGGCCCCGGCCCGGAGTGGCGAGGCAGCCCCGGCGCGGAGCGGCGAGACGGTGATCGTGTCCAGGTCGGATCCTAGGGACGAGAAGCTGGCCCTGTACCTGGCGGAGGTGGAGAGGCAGGACAAGTACCTGCGGCAGAGGAACAAGTACCGATTTCACATCATTCCCGACGGCAACTGCCTCTACCGGGCGGTCAGCAAGACGGTGTACGGGGACCAGAGCCTACACCGGGAGCTACGGGAACAGACGGTGCACTACATCGCCGACCACCTCGACCACTTTAGCCCCTTGATTGAGGGCGACGTGGGGGAGTTTATCATCGCTGCTGCCCAGGACGGCGCGTGGGCCGGGTACCCTGAACTGCTGGCCATGGGGCAGATGCTGAATGTGAATATTCATCTGACTACTGGAGGGAGGCTGGAGAGCCCCACGGTGTCTACCATGATTCACTATTTGGGCCCGGAGGATTCCCTAAGGCCTAGCATTTGGCTCAGTTGGCTCAGTAACGGACATTATGACGCGGTGTTTGATCACTCGTATCCGAACCCGGAGTATGACACTTGGTGCAGGCAGACTCAAGTGCAGAGAAAACGCGATGAAGAACTCGCCAAGTCCATGGCCATATCCCTGTCCAAAATGTATATTGAGCAAAATGCATGCTCTTGA